The following proteins are encoded in a genomic region of Gemmatimonadales bacterium:
- a CDS encoding GGDEF domain-containing protein, with protein GLFNRGHFDRALAAGIESAARSGQPLSLAILDLDHFKAINDVHGHALGDRALCEMADRLTRAMRRTDLVARYGGEEFVVLMPGTAAVAALGRIEALRRAIANTPIELGGGEVLRLNFSAGVAGTLDDVDAATPKALLTGADSRLLIAKRAGRARCIGPSTAAADQQVSLTLESP; from the coding sequence CCGGGCTGTTCAACCGGGGGCATTTCGACCGCGCCCTGGCCGCGGGGATAGAGAGCGCGGCCCGGAGCGGCCAGCCGCTCTCTCTGGCCATCCTCGACCTCGACCACTTCAAGGCGATCAACGACGTCCACGGCCATGCGCTCGGCGACCGCGCCCTGTGCGAGATGGCCGACCGGCTCACCCGCGCGATGCGGCGCACGGACCTGGTGGCGCGGTACGGCGGCGAGGAGTTCGTCGTGCTCATGCCGGGCACGGCGGCCGTGGCGGCGCTCGGACGGATCGAGGCGCTCCGCCGCGCGATCGCGAACACGCCGATCGAGCTGGGCGGTGGCGAGGTGCTCCGGCTCAACTTCAGCGCCGGGGTGGCGGGCACGCTCGACGACGTGGACGCGGCCACGCCGAAGGCGCTGCTGACTGGGGCGGACAGTCGGTTGCTGATCGCCAAGCGGGCAGGCCGTGCGCGATGCATCGGTCCCAGCACCGCGGCCGCGGACCAGCAGGTCAGCCTGACTCTCGAGTCACCCTGA